The following proteins come from a genomic window of Coregonus clupeaformis isolate EN_2021a unplaced genomic scaffold, ASM2061545v1 scaf1119, whole genome shotgun sequence:
- the LOC121558040 gene encoding lecithin retinol acyltransferase-like — MFPLTLLSLLFITPQTDDKKEKEKTLATTKEEAPSKYDSMFQRGDLLKVPRTLFTHFGIYLGGGKVAHLIPDILPMVSEDEEAVREMVTNNRLILGVIAKCASVRVDTVEDFAYGSEIIVNPMDKVCSRPPLKGEEVAGRAEKLQGCTAYSLLWYNCEHYVMYCRYGTCMSFQTFQFCKTVKKFILSRRSAKLTAVLGPVLVLYVGVVSLCSALVMILVPFIIWMAS, encoded by the exons ATGTTTCCTCTCACCCTCCTCAGCCTGCTCTTCATCACCCCACAAACAGACgacaagaaagagaaagaaaaaaccCTGGCAACAACCAAAGAGGAAGCTCCATCTAAGTATGACTCCATGTTCCAGAGAGGGGACCTGTTGAAG GTACCCCGGACGTTGTTCACTCATTTTGGGATCTACCTGGGCGGAGGCAAGGTGGCTCACCTGATACCCGACATACTGCCTATGGTGTCAGAGGATGAGGAAGCTGTCAGAGAGATGGTCACCAATAACAGACTGATACTGGGGGTCATCGCTAAG TGTGCCAGTGTGAGGGTGGACACTGTGGAAGACTTTGCGTACGGCTCAGAGATTATTGTGAACCCCATGGATAAG GTGTGCAGTCGCCCCCCACTGAAAGGAGAGGAAGTGGCTGGAAGGGCAGAGAAGCTCCAGGGCTGCACAGCCTACAGCCTGCTGTGGTATAACTGCGAACACTACGTCATGTACTGTCGATACGGCACCTGCATGAGCTTCCAAACCTTTCAG TTCTGTAAGACAGTGAAGAAGTTCATTCTGAGCCGGAGGAGTGCCAAGTTGACAGCGGTGTTAGGCCCAGTACTAGTGCTCTATGTGGGGGTAGTGTCTCTCTGCTCAGCCCTGGTCATGATCCTGGTTCCCTTTATTATCTGGATGGCCTCCTAG